The following coding sequences lie in one Arachis ipaensis cultivar K30076 chromosome B03, Araip1.1, whole genome shotgun sequence genomic window:
- the LOC107634380 gene encoding uncharacterized protein LOC107634380, producing MADDSEQTKSIEYESDADGVSAPWWMARRIEASDDEDQEYSHDGLTEKCRPCFAHLHPPNESDGGGEGSPEWYQELGEKVVFEEELEEMSQGDEEELQETLHRVTMKKEKETTVRDDAYVPTHGSFYMHDDRFLSPRRRYRTRRGIVTGIKLWDNCTDEPRWKHDKFEDMKDNSPPKSNDQQQRKNQTKGQRYMKTNQFGSPDNYGNQNNQTLRIFKGRGPKKYKPIMKCNNLNSSSKDQIHEKLKESASTSSSSREYRASAKILPTNTSGETLHQTTSLLLLPGIHHGGLPCGTVDDHALITLTGYTPQYSVN from the exons ATGGCGGACGATTCAGAGCAAACCAAATCGATTGAGTATGAGAGCGACGCCGATGGAGTCTCAGCGCCGTGGTGGATGGCACGGAGGATTGAAGCAAGTGACGATGAAGACCAAGAATACAGCCACGATGGGCTCACAGAAAAGTGCCGGCCGTGCTTTGCTCATCTTCATCCTCCAAATGAATCTGACGGCGGCGGCGAAGGTTCACCGGAGTGGTACCAAGAACTTGGAGAGAAAGTTGTTTTCGAAGAAGAGCTCGAAGAAATGAGCCAAGGAGATGAAGAAGAGCTTCAAGAAACTCTACATCGTGTGACTATGAAGAAAGAGAAGGAGACTACTGTTCGCGACGACGCTTACGTGCCTACGCATGGTTCGTTCTACATGCACGACGATCGCTTTCTAAGTCCCCGCCGCCGCTACCGCACGCGCAG GGGCATTGTCACTGGAATAAAATTGTGGGACAACTGCACAGATGAACCGAGGTGGAAGCATGACAAGTTTGAAGACATGAAA GATAATAGTCCTCCGAAGAGTAATGATCAACAACAAAGGAAGAACCAAACCAAGGGCCAGAGATACATGAAGACGAACCAATTTGGATCCCCTGACAATTATGGAAATCAGAATAATCAGACATTAAGAATTTTTAAAGGAAGAGGACCTAAAAAATATAAACCTATTATGAAATGCAATAATCTAAATTCTTCGTCCAAAGACCAAAT ACATGAGAAGCTCAAGGAAAGCGCTTCAACTTCTAGTTCTTCCAGAGAGTACCGTGCTTCAGCTAAGATTTTGCCAACAAACACATCCGGTGAAACACTACACCAAACTACTTCACTGTTATTACTGCCTG GTATCCATCATGGGGGCCTGCCTTGTGGTACTGTTGATGATCATGCTCTCATAACACTAACAGGATATACTCCTCAGTACAGTGTCAACTAG